From one Vibrio neonatus genomic stretch:
- a CDS encoding heparinase II/III domain-containing protein, which produces MTTQPILLTAKEIEQLRKEVGRSTLMGKAIAENVTALEAFMSLPLDVPGHGDGGSYEHNRHKDNYTYMNLAGRLFLVTQEQRYADFVIALLEDYADKYLELGFQVQKNTNPTGRLFHQILNEHGWLLFTSIAYSCVASEMTEAQRQRIIDRIFIPMIEMSTEKYAHRFDHIHNHGVWAVAAVGACAVAIGRPEYLEMAVYGKDREQQSGFLDQVSNLFAPSGYYLEGPYYSRFTIRPLVLLAEIIHRHMPEVDIYNYKNGVVGNTVQALLATAYPNGVFPAMNDASQSMSIADAGVKVAVSIYGAHYALDDNILGMAKIQDSVWMHPCGLEVSRAYEKASAEREIGLPYWPSMELNEGPEGEQGAQGFVRMQDKSGDVSQLVMNYGMHGMGHGHFDTLGITLFNRGHEVLREYGFARWVNVEPKFGGRYLPENPSYARQTVAHNSVTIDETCQNYFDVERADSVHGLPHFFEVNDKNIKGMSAFANNHYDGFAMQRSVFLLNLDELEAPLLIDLYRLVGEGEHQYDYSHQYAGQIIRTNFEYETFKELNTLGEDNGYQHLWKVAAGEANETALVSWLQDNSYHTWLGTSSNSDGSNSTGEVIFTRSGANDPSFNLRSEPAFMLRSRGESTLFASVVETHGYFNEEFEQSVNARGQVSNIKVIGHNEIGSAIEITTKNSVVTVLVSNQSDADAATVNEMTFNEHTFNWTGYYSVEVKTQSQEIN; this is translated from the coding sequence ATGACGACACAACCGATATTATTGACCGCAAAAGAAATTGAGCAACTTCGTAAAGAAGTAGGCCGCTCTACCTTAATGGGTAAAGCGATTGCAGAAAACGTAACCGCGCTTGAAGCTTTTATGAGTTTGCCGCTAGATGTACCAGGACATGGTGATGGCGGGAGTTACGAACATAACCGCCATAAAGACAACTACACCTATATGAACCTAGCGGGTCGTCTTTTCCTCGTGACTCAAGAGCAGCGTTACGCTGATTTTGTGATTGCTCTGCTAGAAGATTACGCAGACAAATACTTGGAGTTGGGCTTTCAGGTGCAAAAGAACACCAACCCAACCGGTCGTCTATTCCACCAGATCCTAAATGAGCATGGCTGGTTACTCTTTACCAGTATCGCTTACTCTTGTGTTGCGTCAGAGATGACCGAAGCGCAACGCCAGCGCATCATTGATCGCATCTTTATCCCTATGATTGAGATGAGCACTGAAAAATACGCACACCGTTTTGACCACATTCATAACCACGGCGTGTGGGCTGTAGCCGCAGTGGGTGCCTGTGCGGTAGCAATTGGCCGACCAGAATATTTAGAAATGGCGGTGTACGGTAAAGATCGTGAACAGCAAAGCGGGTTCTTAGATCAAGTGTCGAACCTATTTGCACCCTCTGGTTACTACCTAGAAGGGCCTTATTACTCACGATTCACTATTCGTCCTCTAGTATTATTGGCTGAGATTATTCATCGCCATATGCCAGAAGTGGATATTTACAATTATAAAAACGGCGTGGTGGGTAATACGGTACAAGCATTGCTAGCGACCGCATACCCGAACGGCGTTTTCCCTGCGATGAACGATGCTTCGCAAAGCATGAGCATTGCGGATGCTGGCGTTAAAGTGGCGGTGAGCATTTATGGCGCGCACTACGCATTGGATGACAATATTTTAGGTATGGCGAAGATCCAAGACAGCGTATGGATGCATCCATGCGGTCTTGAAGTGTCTCGCGCCTATGAAAAAGCCTCTGCTGAGCGTGAAATCGGTTTGCCGTATTGGCCAAGTATGGAACTTAACGAAGGTCCAGAAGGCGAGCAAGGCGCGCAAGGTTTTGTGCGCATGCAAGACAAAAGCGGTGATGTATCACAATTGGTGATGAACTACGGCATGCACGGTATGGGCCACGGTCACTTTGATACTTTGGGGATTACCCTGTTTAACCGCGGCCATGAAGTGTTGCGCGAATACGGTTTTGCTCGTTGGGTGAACGTTGAGCCTAAGTTTGGCGGCCGTTATTTACCAGAGAATCCGTCCTACGCTCGTCAAACGGTTGCACACAATAGTGTAACGATTGATGAAACCTGTCAGAACTATTTTGATGTTGAACGTGCTGATTCTGTACATGGTTTGCCGCATTTCTTTGAAGTAAATGATAAAAATATCAAAGGGATGAGCGCATTTGCTAATAACCATTACGATGGTTTTGCTATGCAACGTAGCGTCTTTTTATTGAATCTAGACGAGCTTGAAGCGCCGTTATTAATAGATCTTTACCGTTTAGTCGGTGAGGGCGAACATCAATACGATTATTCTCATCAGTATGCGGGTCAAATTATCCGTACTAACTTTGAGTATGAAACATTTAAAGAATTAAATACCCTAGGTGAAGATAATGGTTATCAGCACCTATGGAAAGTAGCAGCGGGCGAAGCAAACGAAACCGCATTGGTAAGTTGGTTGCAAGATAATAGCTACCATACTTGGCTAGGCACTAGCTCAAACAGCGATGGTTCAAACAGCACTGGTGAAGTGATCTTTACCCGCTCAGGTGCTAACGATCCTAGCTTTAACTTGCGCAGCGAGCCGGCCTTTATGCTGCGCAGTCGCGGCGAATCCACTTTGTTTGCCTCTGTAGTAGAAACACACGGTTACTTTAACGAAGAGTTTGAGCAATCGGTGAATGCCCGTGGTCAAGTGTCGAATATTAAAGTGATTGGTCACAACGAAATTGGCTCAGCCATTGAAATCACCACCAAAAATTCGGTAGTGACTGTGCTTGTTTCGAATCAATCTGATGCAGACGCTGCTACTGTTAACGAAATGACATTTAATGAACACACTTTCAACTGGACAGGATATTATTCAGTGGAAGTCAAAACACAATCTCAGGAGATTAATTAA